The nucleotide sequence ACGAGGCGCCGATCCCGAAGCGGGTCTCCTTGCCCTCCATCGCGCCTCCGGCGATCTGGAGCGCCGGCCCGTGGTGCGCGAACTCGGTCCACATCATCAGCGCGACGAAGCCGATCCAGATGGTGGCCATGGTCGCGAGGATCGCGTAGCCCTGCCGGACCGAGCCGACCATGACGCCGAAGGTGCGGGTCAGCGCGAAGGGGATGACGAGCAGCAGGAAGATCTCGAAGAGGTTGGTGAACGGGGTGGGGTTCTCGAACGGGTGGGCGGAGTTGGCGTTGAAGTAGCCGCCGCCGTTGGTGCCGAGTTCCTTGATGGCCTCCTGCGAGGCGACGGCGCCGCCGTTCCACTGCTGGTCGCCGCCCATGAACTGGCCGACTTCGTGGATTCCGGAGAAGTTCTGGACGGCCCCGCACGCGACGAGCACGACGGCGGCGACGAGGGCGAGCGGCAGCAGGATGCGGGTCACCCCGCGCACCATGTCCGTCCAGAAGTTGCCGAGTTCACCGGTGCGCGGCGCGGATCCGCCGCCCGGGCCGGACCGGGAGCGCGGGGCGGCGAACGCGCGTACCAGCGCCACCGCGACCGCCATGCCGACGGCCGCCGACACGAAGTTCTGCACGGCGAGTCCGGCCGTCTGCACGACGTGGCCCATGGCCTGTTCGCCGTAGTAGGACTGCCAGTTGGTGTTGGTGACGAACGACGCGGCCGTGTTGAACGCCTGGTCGGGATCGATCGACCTGAAGCCGAGCGAACCGGGCAGGACGCCCTGGAGCCGCTGGAGCAGGTAGAGGAAGACGACACCGGCCAGCGAGAACGCGAGCACACCGCGCAGATACGCCGGCCAGCGCATCTCGGTGTCCGGGTCGGCGCCGATACCGCGGTAGATCCACTTCTCCACCCGCCAGTGCCGGTCGGAGGAGTAGACCCTGGCCATGTAGGTGCCGAGGGGGACGTAGGCGAGCGCCAGCGCCGCTATGAGCGCGAGCAGCTGGAGGACGCCGGCTGGTACGGGACCCATCTCCTGTCTCAGAACCTCTCCGGGAAGATCAGGGCAAGGACGAGATAGCCCAGCAGGGCGACGGCCACGAGCAGGCCGACGACGTTCTCGGCGCTCACAGCTTGGTCACCCCCTTGGCGACGAGGGCCACCAGCGCGAACACCGCGACCGTGGTGACGACGAAGGCCAGATCGGCCATCGTGAACTCCTAGGGCTGGATGAGATCCGGCTTCGGAAGAGAAGCGGACAGTCCGAGCAAACCCCGGCCCCGGCCCGGTGCG is from Streptomyces asoensis and encodes:
- the kdpA gene encoding potassium-transporting ATPase subunit KdpA; the encoded protein is MGPVPAGVLQLLALIAALALAYVPLGTYMARVYSSDRHWRVEKWIYRGIGADPDTEMRWPAYLRGVLAFSLAGVVFLYLLQRLQGVLPGSLGFRSIDPDQAFNTAASFVTNTNWQSYYGEQAMGHVVQTAGLAVQNFVSAAVGMAVAVALVRAFAAPRSRSGPGGGSAPRTGELGNFWTDMVRGVTRILLPLALVAAVVLVACGAVQNFSGIHEVGQFMGGDQQWNGGAVASQEAIKELGTNGGGYFNANSAHPFENPTPFTNLFEIFLLLVIPFALTRTFGVMVGSVRQGYAILATMATIWIGFVALMMWTEFAHHGPALQIAGGAMEGKETRFGIGASSIFAVSTTLTSTGAVDSFHSSFTGLGGGITMLGMQLGEIAPGGTGSGLYGILVMAIIAVFIAGLMVGRTPEYLGRKIGTREIKCAACYILVTPALVLVLTAAAMALPTPGNSMTNTGAHGFSEILYAYTSAANNNGSAFAGLNADTQWFNTTLGLAMLLGRFLPMVFVLALAGSLAGQKPVPVTAGTLRTEKPLFTGLLVGAILIITGLTYFPALALGPLAEGLAS
- the kdpF gene encoding K(+)-transporting ATPase subunit F, with translation MSAENVVGLLVAVALLGYLVLALIFPERF